One Bdellovibrio bacteriovorus str. Tiberius DNA segment encodes these proteins:
- a CDS encoding trypsin-like serine peptidase: MQKTVLCFSILMLLSACENSTPGESSGITTQGTPELQEKVIYGNDDRKDLYEVKSALQRRLADSTVALIKDENLQEGAEITRITAQTFRRSYNLCSSERFGEQENAAFCSGSLVAPDVIATAGHCVRSVRDCSETRFVFGYAVKSAGVQPREVASSEVYRCAEIIHSEVLGTGSDFALIKLDRAVTNHAVLKTRKTGSVKVGASLVVIGHPVGLPTKVAAGAKVRSTTESEHFVANLDTYGGNSGSAVFNSSGVIEGILVRGDTDFVYQGSCTVSNRCTSTGCRGEDVTRITRILPYL, from the coding sequence ATGCAAAAAACAGTTTTATGTTTTTCTATCTTAATGCTCTTAAGTGCCTGCGAAAACAGCACTCCCGGTGAAAGCTCGGGAATAACAACCCAGGGCACGCCGGAACTGCAAGAGAAAGTCATCTATGGCAATGATGACCGAAAAGACCTCTACGAAGTGAAGTCCGCCCTGCAACGCCGCCTGGCTGACTCTACGGTCGCTTTAATCAAAGATGAAAACCTGCAGGAAGGTGCCGAGATCACGCGCATCACTGCCCAAACTTTCCGCAGATCCTACAATCTGTGTTCTTCAGAACGTTTCGGGGAGCAGGAAAATGCGGCCTTTTGCTCAGGCTCCTTAGTAGCGCCTGACGTCATTGCCACTGCTGGTCACTGCGTCCGCTCGGTTCGTGACTGCAGTGAAACCCGTTTTGTCTTTGGCTATGCCGTTAAATCCGCAGGTGTTCAACCCCGCGAAGTCGCTTCCAGCGAAGTCTATCGCTGTGCTGAAATCATTCACAGCGAAGTTTTGGGAACGGGATCGGACTTTGCGCTGATCAAGCTGGACAGAGCCGTCACCAATCATGCAGTTTTGAAAACCCGCAAAACCGGAAGCGTCAAGGTCGGCGCCTCGTTGGTTGTGATTGGACATCCCGTGGGTCTTCCCACCAAGGTGGCTGCCGGAGCCAAAGTCCGCAGCACCACAGAATCAGAACATTTCGTCGCCAATCTGGACACCTATGGCGGGAACTCTGGATCCGCAGTGTTTAACTCGTCCGGCGTGATTGAAGGAATTTTGGTCCGCGGCGACACTGATTTTGTGTATCAGGGTTCCTGCACCGTTTCCAACCGCTGCACAAGCACAGGCTGTCGCGGCGAAGATGTCACACGCATCACCCGCATCCTGCCTTATCTTTGA
- a CDS encoding Rieske 2Fe-2S domain-containing protein has translation MSQPQWHKLGPVELLKKKNLQQIEIHRTKLALIYKDSEFTAISGVCNHVGGPLGDGQLEGDYVVCPWHYYKFHYRTGFGEPGYEADRVPAYTLKTENGELWVDLTSATPRGRISHEPHPLTRKVQREPGPLRVVGISTTVMDNAHPRISTSELLLEQTLKHAQSKGYETRLQKIRELKFRHCEGFYSKSAHACTWPCSITQMDPTDQLDRVYEDLIHWADVMIVATPIRWGSASSLYYKMAERFNCIQNQITIKNNQLVRNKVAGFIITGGQDNVQAVAGHMMGFFSELGYHLPPFPFIAHSLGWSSENMEYNVRYVQQTQALTDAAHELLDRCAELSCALLETSAHVLQHRAGRKAYNASKHHDR, from the coding sequence ATGTCACAACCTCAATGGCACAAGTTGGGTCCGGTGGAGCTGCTGAAGAAAAAGAATCTGCAGCAAATTGAAATTCACCGGACCAAGCTGGCTCTGATTTACAAAGACAGCGAATTCACGGCCATATCGGGCGTGTGCAATCACGTCGGCGGTCCGCTGGGTGATGGTCAGCTTGAAGGCGACTATGTGGTCTGCCCGTGGCATTACTACAAGTTTCATTATCGCACCGGATTTGGCGAACCCGGCTACGAAGCCGACCGCGTTCCGGCTTACACTTTAAAAACTGAAAATGGCGAACTGTGGGTGGATCTGACCAGCGCCACCCCCCGGGGCCGCATTTCCCATGAACCTCACCCCCTAACCCGGAAAGTGCAACGGGAACCGGGACCCCTACGGGTGGTGGGAATTTCCACGACCGTGATGGACAATGCTCATCCGCGCATATCGACTTCAGAACTTTTGCTGGAACAAACCCTGAAGCATGCGCAAAGCAAAGGCTATGAAACGCGTCTGCAAAAAATCCGCGAACTGAAGTTCCGCCACTGCGAAGGCTTTTATTCCAAAAGTGCACATGCCTGCACCTGGCCCTGCTCGATCACGCAGATGGATCCAACCGACCAGCTGGATCGCGTGTATGAGGATCTGATTCACTGGGCCGACGTGATGATCGTCGCCACCCCGATTCGCTGGGGTTCGGCCAGTTCTTTATATTATAAAATGGCCGAACGTTTTAACTGCATTCAAAATCAGATCACCATCAAAAACAACCAGCTGGTTCGCAACAAAGTGGCCGGGTTCATCATCACCGGAGGCCAGGACAATGTGCAGGCCGTTGCGGGCCACATGATGGGTTTTTTCTCAGAGCTCGGGTACCACCTGCCGCCGTTTCCATTTATCGCCCACTCTCTGGGATGGAGTTCTGAAAACATGGAATACAACGTGCGCTATGTGCAACAGACCCAAGCCCTCACCGATGCCGCGCATGAACTGCTGGACCGCTGTGCCGAACTGTCGTGCGCACTGCTTGAAACCTCTGCCCACGTTCTGCAACACCGGGCCGGGCGCAAGGCTTACAACGCCTCCAAACACCACGATCGCTAA
- a CDS encoding S1 family serine peptidase: MKMNHLVIAGLMMMSAPVFAKSGSVGAKIVGGVEASIGEFPYIVSLQSSSHFCGGSLIKKNWVLTAAHCVRGGTVKKVVIGLHDRTNALNAESIAPKRIIAHPNYNARTMENDFALIELSQDSSYAPVALNPAEITLPTDGSEILTTVAGWGATREGSYSLPTKLQKVDVPLVSTAACNKAYNNGITDSMICAGYEGGGKDSCQGDSGGPLVAQDENNQTYLVGVVSWGQGCARANYYGVYAKVSNAIEWINNTAQ, translated from the coding sequence ATGAAAATGAACCATCTTGTTATCGCAGGCCTTATGATGATGTCTGCTCCGGTTTTCGCGAAATCTGGCTCTGTAGGGGCTAAAATCGTTGGTGGCGTTGAAGCTTCCATCGGTGAGTTCCCATACATCGTGTCTTTGCAGAGCAGCAGCCATTTCTGCGGCGGTTCCTTGATTAAGAAGAACTGGGTATTGACAGCAGCTCACTGTGTTCGTGGCGGCACGGTTAAAAAAGTTGTGATCGGTTTGCATGACCGCACGAATGCGTTGAATGCAGAATCCATCGCTCCGAAAAGAATCATCGCTCACCCGAACTACAATGCACGCACAATGGAAAATGACTTTGCATTGATCGAACTTTCTCAGGATTCTTCATACGCTCCAGTGGCGTTGAACCCTGCTGAAATCACTCTTCCGACTGACGGCTCTGAAATTTTGACGACAGTGGCTGGCTGGGGTGCAACTCGTGAAGGTTCTTACTCTTTGCCGACGAAATTGCAAAAAGTGGACGTTCCATTGGTTTCTACAGCAGCTTGTAACAAAGCTTACAACAACGGCATCACTGACAGCATGATCTGTGCTGGTTACGAAGGTGGCGGTAAGGATTCTTGCCAGGGTGACTCTGGTGGTCCATTGGTGGCTCAAGACGAAAACAATCAGACATACCTGGTTGGTGTTGTGAGTTGGGGTCAGGGTTGTGCTCGTGCGAACTACTATGGTGTTTATGCCAAAGTTAGCAACGCGATCGAGTGGATCAACAACACTGCTCAGTAA
- a CDS encoding carboxylesterase/lipase family protein produces the protein MRSLAYSALLLVLFTCWTLNSHAAAPFARLADGKIQGLRTAHDTEAFLGIPYAEPPVGYLRWKAPRSPAPWIGTLNATKLPVACPQKGNFFANVPPEKFGTPVGNEDCLYLNVWKPFAAKKRPVVLWIHGGSNFKGTSADPLYDGAWLASSSDVVFVSANYRLGMLGALAHEALNKGSKWDSSGNYVTLDLVAVLKWIHANIESFGGDPDNITIMGQSAGCMNVWGLLKTPLTKDLFHRAVCSAGVPNAYPRWVAETRSEDFIENLVVNAGLVKEKSQAEAYLLAKDTKWIRQFLYSRTTEELVQAQEYIVPFQHFKDDAVFPHGVEGILFGNFHRVPLILGLTTDEATYLLGGALIKPTDKELWSLIQNPPADLKEEDLIKDNKVTLYHSSTAAGSLAMQMTMEEIFWAVKAYNPQTYRYSFEWKETPSPWKEVFGAVHGMDAMFYLGNFETEKPSFARFAWTEQNRQSREALRDSMAPYFKSFFWDGNPNTQLPAQASVWDGRMVFK, from the coding sequence ATGCGATCACTTGCTTACTCTGCTCTTTTGCTGGTCTTGTTTACCTGCTGGACTTTGAACTCCCACGCAGCGGCCCCTTTCGCGCGATTGGCTGATGGTAAAATCCAAGGCCTTCGTACTGCTCACGACACCGAAGCCTTTCTTGGAATCCCTTATGCAGAACCGCCGGTGGGTTATCTTCGCTGGAAAGCGCCCAGATCCCCGGCCCCTTGGATTGGCACTCTCAACGCCACAAAACTTCCTGTCGCCTGCCCTCAAAAAGGAAATTTCTTTGCCAATGTGCCGCCAGAAAAATTCGGAACTCCGGTTGGCAACGAAGACTGTCTGTATCTGAATGTATGGAAACCCTTCGCGGCGAAAAAACGCCCGGTGGTTTTGTGGATTCACGGCGGATCGAATTTCAAAGGCACGTCCGCGGATCCTCTTTATGACGGCGCATGGCTGGCATCATCTTCGGATGTTGTTTTTGTCAGTGCCAACTATCGACTGGGCATGCTGGGCGCACTAGCGCACGAGGCTTTGAACAAAGGCAGCAAGTGGGACAGTTCCGGCAACTATGTGACTCTTGATTTGGTCGCCGTTCTGAAATGGATTCACGCCAATATTGAAAGCTTCGGCGGAGATCCTGACAACATCACCATCATGGGTCAATCCGCAGGCTGCATGAATGTGTGGGGTCTTTTGAAAACACCCCTTACCAAAGATCTTTTCCACCGTGCGGTTTGTTCTGCGGGTGTGCCGAATGCCTATCCTCGCTGGGTGGCGGAAACCCGCTCTGAAGACTTCATCGAAAATCTGGTGGTGAATGCCGGCTTGGTGAAAGAAAAGTCCCAAGCGGAAGCGTATCTGCTAGCTAAGGACACCAAGTGGATCCGTCAGTTCCTGTATTCCCGCACCACCGAAGAACTGGTGCAGGCCCAAGAATACATCGTGCCGTTTCAGCACTTCAAAGATGACGCCGTTTTCCCGCATGGGGTGGAGGGCATCTTATTCGGGAATTTCCACCGCGTTCCGCTGATCTTGGGTTTAACCACCGATGAAGCGACTTATCTTTTGGGTGGCGCCCTGATCAAACCCACCGACAAAGAGCTGTGGTCCCTGATTCAAAATCCTCCAGCAGATCTGAAAGAGGAAGACCTTATCAAAGACAACAAGGTGACTCTGTACCATTCCAGCACTGCCGCCGGGTCCCTGGCGATGCAGATGACGATGGAAGAAATCTTCTGGGCGGTGAAAGCTTACAACCCACAGACCTATCGTTATTCCTTTGAATGGAAAGAAACCCCCTCCCCGTGGAAAGAAGTTTTTGGCGCTGTGCACGGCATGGATGCGATGTTCTACCTGGGGAACTTTGAAACCGAAAAGCCCAGCTTTGCCCGATTTGCATGGACGGAACAGAATCGTCAGTCCCGGGAGGCCTTGAGGGACTCGATGGCACCCTACTTCAAATCCTTCTTCTGGGACGGAAATCCCAACACCCAGCTCCCCGCCCAAGCGTCTGTCTGGGACGGCCGAATGGTCTTTAAATGA